One Chryseobacterium wanjuense genomic region harbors:
- a CDS encoding glycosyltransferase family 4 protein produces MEKNRKKIVMLQDFFGLGYTYQENLLTENYRRLGHEVVVITSTFENVFDYTHEKYDPSKKKKIEDYHGAKIIRLPYSLNFLNKLRKHSGVYEILAEEKPDLIFAHDIHLNLKEAVEYQKKFPECKIIMDYHADYTNSAKNWISLNILHKLIRKPFFNRYKKYLHKIYSIVPGSTTFLNEVYDVPYDSIELLPLGCDYAKCNEVRQNTNISEIRNQFGIKKEDIVIITGGKINQLKRIHLAVDAVKRLNLKNVHLIVFGKGDVNDEVYYEQMKKNAEGYNVHFTGWIDSHTTYELMAASDIALFPCSQSVLWQQSIGMHLPLIAGDFGGQDMSYLNRNNNLIKIDAQDINEEYFSKILLELIQTPEKIDLMKKGAEKTAKEFLDYEIIARRTLED; encoded by the coding sequence GTAATGTTGCAGGATTTTTTTGGCTTAGGTTATACCTACCAGGAAAATCTTCTTACTGAAAATTATAGGAGATTAGGTCATGAAGTGGTAGTTATTACATCAACTTTTGAGAATGTCTTTGATTATACTCACGAAAAATATGATCCTTCCAAAAAAAAGAAAATAGAAGATTACCACGGGGCAAAAATAATCAGGTTGCCATATAGTTTGAATTTTTTAAATAAATTAAGAAAACATTCAGGAGTATATGAGATTCTTGCAGAAGAAAAACCAGACTTGATCTTTGCACATGATATTCATCTCAATTTAAAGGAAGCTGTAGAGTATCAAAAAAAATTCCCTGAATGTAAAATTATAATGGATTATCATGCAGATTACACAAATTCTGCAAAAAATTGGATATCCTTAAATATTTTACACAAACTTATCAGAAAACCATTTTTTAACAGATATAAAAAATATTTACATAAAATATATTCTATTGTACCCGGAAGTACCACGTTTCTGAATGAAGTTTATGATGTACCTTATGATAGCATAGAACTGTTGCCTTTAGGTTGCGATTATGCAAAATGCAATGAAGTAAGACAGAACACAAATATTTCAGAGATTAGAAATCAGTTTGGTATTAAAAAAGAAGATATCGTAATTATTACAGGCGGAAAAATAAATCAGCTAAAAAGAATTCACCTGGCTGTAGATGCTGTAAAAAGACTGAATTTAAAAAACGTACATTTAATAGTTTTTGGTAAAGGAGATGTAAATGACGAAGTGTATTATGAGCAAATGAAAAAAAATGCTGAAGGATATAATGTTCACTTTACCGGTTGGATCGACAGTCATACAACGTATGAACTGATGGCTGCATCCGATATTGCGCTTTTCCCATGCAGTCAGTCTGTACTTTGGCAACAGTCAATAGGGATGCATCTTCCGCTTATTGCCGGAGATTTCGGCGGACAGGATATGTCTTACCTGAACCGGAATAATAATTTAATTAAAATAGATGCTCAGGATATTAATGAAGAATATTTTTCGAAAATTTTGTTAGAATTAATTCAGACACCTGAAAAAATAGATCTCATGAAAAAGGGAGCAGAGAAGACAGCAAAAGAGTTTTTAGACTACGAAATAATAGCCAGAAGAACATTAGAAGATTAA
- a CDS encoding glycosyltransferase family 4 protein: MIKIFQISSEVNSGSVGRIAEHIGEKIIDNGWESYIAYGRDHNPSKSNVIPIGNKISLISHGLKTRLTDRHGFGSVAATKKLIKTIKEINPDLIQLQHLHGYFVNIEILFNFLSEFKKPIVWTFHDCWSFTGHCAYYEFVDCHKWKTECFKCPQTHDYPQSYIDQSTRNFRDKKRIFNSVENLTIVPVSNWIGDQVKESFLKNFRVHTIHNGIDIEKFAPQNAESIKEKYNLKNKFIILGVASPWSERKGLKYFVELSKNISDDYQIILIGLNDEQIKKLPSNIIGVKRTENIKELAEFYSVADVFVNPTLEDTFPTTNLEAQSCGTPVITFKTGGAPEAIDENTGIVVEKGNVQGLLDAIQEIKKNGKQFYTKECRKRAELKFNKNDRFQEYLDLYCDILKLN, encoded by the coding sequence ATGATTAAAATTTTTCAAATATCAAGTGAGGTAAACAGTGGTTCTGTAGGCAGAATCGCAGAGCATATTGGTGAAAAGATAATTGATAACGGGTGGGAAAGCTATATCGCTTACGGAAGAGATCATAATCCCAGTAAATCCAATGTCATACCTATAGGAAATAAGATCAGCTTAATAAGCCATGGACTCAAAACCAGGCTTACGGATCGACATGGATTCGGATCTGTAGCCGCAACCAAAAAGCTTATTAAAACAATTAAGGAAATCAATCCTGATCTCATCCAGCTTCAGCACTTGCACGGATATTTTGTAAATATTGAAATTTTGTTTAATTTTTTATCAGAATTCAAAAAACCAATCGTTTGGACATTTCATGATTGTTGGTCTTTTACCGGACATTGTGCCTATTACGAATTTGTAGACTGCCATAAATGGAAGACGGAATGCTTTAAATGTCCACAGACTCATGATTATCCGCAATCGTATATAGATCAGTCTACCCGCAACTTCAGAGATAAAAAAAGGATTTTCAACTCTGTAGAAAATCTTACAATAGTACCTGTTTCCAACTGGATCGGTGATCAGGTAAAAGAATCTTTTTTGAAAAATTTCAGAGTACATACTATTCATAATGGAATTGATATTGAAAAATTTGCACCTCAAAATGCTGAATCTATAAAAGAGAAATATAACCTAAAAAACAAATTTATAATCCTTGGAGTAGCCAGCCCGTGGAGCGAGAGGAAAGGTTTGAAATATTTTGTTGAACTTTCGAAAAATATATCAGATGATTATCAAATAATTTTAATAGGTTTGAATGATGAACAAATTAAAAAATTGCCTTCCAATATAATAGGAGTCAAAAGGACGGAAAATATTAAAGAATTGGCAGAATTCTATTCGGTGGCAGATGTTTTTGTAAATCCTACTCTTGAAGACACATTCCCTACTACAAATCTGGAGGCACAGTCTTGCGGAACTCCGGTTATCACTTTTAAGACTGGTGGGGCACCGGAAGCAATTGATGAAAATACAGGAATTGTGGTAGAAAAAGGAAACGTACAGGGATTATTAGATGCCATTCAGGAAATCAAAAAAAATGGTAAACAGTTTTATACAAAAGAATGCAGAAAGAGAGCAGAATTGAAATTTAATAAAAATGACCGTTTTCAGGAATATTTAGACCTATATTGTGACATTTTAAAACTAAATTGA